One window of the Pedobacter ginsengisoli genome contains the following:
- a CDS encoding pyridoxal phosphate-dependent aminotransferase: protein MPRISEKGVQMPASPIRKLTPFADQAKRDGKKVYHLNIGQPDIATPEVMLNAIKNITFNVWAYTPSEGTLSYRTKLAEYYNKLGYNITPEDILVTVGGSEAITIAMQTCINEGDEIIVPEPFYANYNGFACMSNIVVKPILSHIENGFALPPIADFEKLITSKTRGIIICNPNNPTGYLYSREELEALKELCLKYDLFLFSDEAYREFCYDGREFISPLYLDGLDENVVVIDTVSKRYSACGARLGCIITKNKEVIQSALKFAQARLSPGMVEQIAGTAAVDTPDSYFKEVNKEYTLRRNTLVNRLNAIEGVFCPNPGGAFYVVAKLPIDDADKFCQWILESFTHNNATIMMAPATGFYSTEGSGKNEVRMAYVLNTTDLNMAMDCLDIALKQYPGRTIA, encoded by the coding sequence ATGCCAAGGATTTCAGAGAAAGGGGTACAAATGCCCGCTTCGCCAATTAGAAAACTAACCCCATTTGCTGATCAAGCAAAAAGAGACGGAAAAAAGGTGTACCATTTAAATATTGGACAACCTGATATAGCAACTCCTGAGGTGATGTTAAATGCGATCAAAAACATAACTTTTAATGTTTGGGCCTACACACCATCTGAAGGTACATTGAGCTATAGAACAAAACTGGCTGAATACTACAATAAACTTGGGTATAACATTACGCCTGAAGATATTCTGGTAACAGTAGGCGGGTCTGAGGCTATTACCATTGCCATGCAAACCTGTATTAACGAAGGCGACGAAATTATTGTTCCTGAGCCTTTTTATGCCAACTATAATGGTTTTGCATGTATGAGCAATATAGTTGTAAAACCAATATTATCTCATATTGAAAACGGATTTGCGTTACCTCCAATTGCTGATTTTGAAAAATTAATAACCTCCAAAACAAGGGGAATTATTATTTGCAATCCTAATAACCCTACAGGTTATTTATACTCTAGAGAGGAACTTGAGGCACTTAAAGAACTTTGTTTAAAATATGACCTATTCTTGTTTTCTGATGAGGCTTACAGAGAGTTTTGCTATGATGGCAGAGAATTTATCTCTCCCTTATACCTGGATGGTCTGGATGAAAATGTAGTTGTAATTGATACGGTTTCTAAGCGCTACAGTGCTTGCGGTGCAAGGCTTGGCTGTATTATCACCAAAAATAAAGAAGTAATTCAATCGGCATTAAAATTTGCCCAGGCCAGGTTAAGTCCGGGTATGGTTGAACAAATTGCCGGGACTGCGGCTGTTGATACTCCTGATAGTTATTTTAAAGAAGTAAACAAAGAGTATACCTTACGGAGAAATACACTGGTAAATAGATTAAATGCAATTGAAGGTGTTTTTTGTCCTAATCCGGGTGGTGCTTTTTATGTGGTTGCTAAATTACCAATAGATGATGCTGATAAATTTTGCCAATGGATACTGGAAAGCTTCACGCATAATAATGCAACCATTATGATGGCCCCTGCTACCGGTTTTTATTCAACAGAGGGTTCTGGAAAAAATGAAGTAAGAATGGCTTATGTTCTAAATACTACAGACCTTAACATGGCGATGGATTGTCTTGATATTGCATTAAAACAATATCCCGGCAGAACTATAGCGTAA
- a CDS encoding DUF1573 domain-containing protein yields MKKLLLLFTLILGISVASNAQSKPAEFKFDKETYDFGKIPLNKPASVDFKFTNIGDQPLILSKVETTCGCTVPEYTKTPIKKGETGTIKVTYNPTAALPFSKSITITSNAKTTTKVLYIKGETVAGSTK; encoded by the coding sequence ATGAAAAAGTTATTATTACTATTTACATTAATTTTAGGAATAAGTGTTGCATCAAATGCTCAATCTAAACCTGCTGAGTTTAAATTTGACAAAGAGACTTATGACTTTGGAAAAATCCCCTTGAACAAACCTGCATCTGTAGATTTTAAATTCACTAATATTGGAGATCAACCATTAATTCTTAGCAAAGTAGAAACAACTTGTGGCTGTACAGTACCTGAATACACTAAAACTCCAATTAAAAAAGGAGAAACAGGAACTATTAAAGTTACTTACAATCCTACTGCAGCACTTCCATTTAGCAAAAGCATTACCATTACTTCTAATGCTAAAACCACTACCAAAGTTCTTTACATTAAAGGCGAAACTGTAGCTGGAAGCACAAAATAG
- a CDS encoding thiamine pyrophosphate-dependent enzyme, producing the protein MTPNSKLTTNPIDASELSFDDFKTIVINDYKIAYESRQASLLGRKEVLTGKAKFGIFGDGKEIPQIAMAKAFKNGDWRSGYYRDQTFAFATGICTLKEFFAQLYANPSVEADPASAGRQMNCHFATRSLNDDGSWKDLTEIKNSSSDIAPTGGQMARLVGLAYASKLYRQNPELSYLKNFSVNGNEVAFGTIGNASTSEGVFFEAINAAGVLQIPMAISIWDDAYGISVPAEFQTTKEDISEVLKGFQRDEDTNGYEIFKVRGWDYPALCETYQRAIDVCRTEHVPVLIHVTEVTQPQGHSTSGSHERYKGKDRLEWEREYDCIPQMRKWMLESAIISEEEISELEATAKKLVRETQREAWNEFLATIKVEKEQVIDMINRIANGNPIITKIAALLAGTPDALRKEVVSSARKALRFSINNPSPERDELINWYNSQASLNEDRYNSKLFTDGIESPLLVNKVRAKYTEESKMVDGRELLNACFDANFARDERLVAFGEDLGAIGDVNQGFAGLQAKYGNLRITDTGIREMTIIGQGIGLALRGLKPIAEIQYLDYLLYALNILSDDLASLSYRTKAGQKAPVIIRTRGHRLEGVWHSGSPMAMILGSLRGLHICVPRNMTQAAGIYNTLFRSDEPALVIECLNGYRLKEKLPENVGEYTVPLGEAEIVRTGNDVTIVSYGATLRVVEEAAEELAQLGISVEIIDPQTLLPFDTKQICAESLKKTNKLLVVDEDVPGGGAAFILQQVLEEQNGYYHLDGQPRTLTAKAHRPPYGSDGDYFSKPSVDDIIETVYQIMHDNNASKYPSIF; encoded by the coding sequence ATGACGCCAAATAGTAAACTTACAACGAACCCAATTGATGCTTCAGAGTTAAGTTTTGATGATTTCAAAACGATTGTTATTAACGACTATAAAATAGCCTACGAAAGCAGACAGGCTAGTTTATTAGGACGTAAAGAAGTATTAACGGGCAAGGCGAAGTTTGGTATTTTTGGTGATGGTAAAGAGATTCCTCAGATAGCTATGGCCAAAGCGTTTAAAAATGGCGATTGGCGTTCTGGCTACTATAGAGATCAGACTTTTGCCTTTGCAACCGGAATTTGTACGCTAAAGGAGTTTTTTGCACAATTATACGCAAATCCAAGTGTTGAGGCTGATCCGGCATCTGCAGGCCGACAAATGAATTGTCACTTTGCTACACGTTCACTTAATGATGATGGTAGCTGGAAAGACCTGACAGAGATAAAAAACTCTTCATCTGATATTGCTCCTACTGGCGGACAAATGGCTCGTTTAGTAGGCTTGGCTTATGCTTCTAAATTATACAGACAAAATCCAGAGTTAAGCTACCTTAAAAACTTTTCTGTGAATGGAAATGAAGTTGCTTTTGGTACTATAGGCAACGCATCTACTTCTGAAGGGGTGTTTTTTGAAGCAATTAATGCTGCCGGGGTATTGCAAATTCCAATGGCGATTTCTATCTGGGATGATGCCTACGGGATTTCAGTTCCTGCTGAGTTTCAAACTACTAAAGAAGATATATCAGAAGTTCTGAAAGGATTTCAACGTGATGAAGATACTAATGGTTACGAAATATTTAAGGTAAGGGGATGGGATTATCCTGCGTTGTGCGAAACTTATCAGCGTGCCATAGATGTATGCAGAACTGAACATGTTCCTGTTTTGATACACGTTACAGAGGTTACCCAGCCACAAGGGCACTCTACTTCAGGTTCTCATGAACGTTATAAAGGTAAAGACCGTTTAGAGTGGGAGCGAGAATATGATTGTATTCCGCAGATGCGTAAATGGATGCTTGAATCGGCTATTATTTCAGAGGAAGAAATATCGGAACTGGAAGCAACTGCAAAAAAGCTGGTGCGCGAAACGCAGAGGGAAGCCTGGAATGAATTCCTTGCCACTATTAAAGTTGAGAAGGAACAGGTAATTGATATGATCAATAGAATTGCAAATGGCAATCCTATAATCACAAAAATTGCAGCATTGTTAGCTGGTACACCTGATGCATTACGTAAAGAAGTTGTGTCTTCTGCCAGAAAAGCGTTGCGCTTTAGTATAAATAATCCTTCTCCAGAAAGAGATGAGCTGATAAATTGGTACAATAGCCAGGCCTCGTTAAATGAAGACAGGTACAATTCCAAACTATTTACTGATGGAATAGAAAGCCCATTATTGGTTAACAAGGTAAGGGCAAAGTATACTGAGGAAAGTAAAATGGTTGACGGCCGTGAGCTATTGAATGCTTGCTTTGATGCTAATTTTGCACGTGATGAGCGTTTAGTTGCCTTTGGCGAAGATTTGGGCGCAATTGGCGACGTAAATCAAGGTTTTGCAGGCTTACAGGCTAAGTATGGCAATTTAAGAATTACCGATACAGGCATTAGAGAGATGACAATTATTGGTCAGGGTATTGGCTTGGCTTTGCGTGGGTTAAAGCCCATTGCAGAAATTCAGTATCTTGATTATTTATTATATGCACTTAATATTTTAAGTGATGATCTGGCCAGTTTATCATATAGAACTAAAGCCGGTCAGAAAGCACCGGTTATTATCAGAACCCGTGGACACAGATTAGAAGGTGTATGGCATTCCGGCTCTCCAATGGCAATGATTTTGGGTTCATTAAGAGGCTTACATATTTGTGTGCCACGTAATATGACACAAGCAGCAGGCATTTACAATACCTTATTCAGATCTGATGAACCTGCTCTGGTTATTGAATGCCTTAATGGTTACAGATTAAAAGAAAAACTACCCGAAAATGTTGGCGAATACACTGTTCCTTTGGGAGAGGCAGAGATCGTAAGAACTGGAAATGATGTTACAATTGTATCTTACGGAGCTACTTTAAGGGTTGTTGAAGAAGCAGCAGAAGAATTAGCCCAATTAGGGATTTCAGTTGAAATAATAGATCCTCAAACATTACTGCCTTTTGATACTAAACAGATTTGTGCAGAATCTTTAAAGAAAACAAATAAACTATTGGTGGTTGATGAAGACGTTCCGGGTGGAGGCGCTGCGTTTATTTTGCAGCAAGTACTGGAAGAACAAAATGGTTATTACCACTTAGATGGTCAACCAAGAACACTTACAGCTAAAGCTCACCGTCCGCCTTACGGATCAGATGGAGATTATTTTAGTAAGCCATCTGTTGATGATATTATTGAAACCGTGTATCAAATTATGCACGACAATAACGCATCAAAATACCCTTCTATATTCTAA
- the aroC gene encoding chorismate synthase, producing the protein MAGNTFGQLFRITTFGESHGTAIGVILDGCPAQLPIDLDFIQSELDKRKPGQSKITTQRKESDTVQILSGTFEGKSTGTPIAMLIPNEDQRSKDYSHNTDVYRPSHADYTYDAKYGIRDHRGGGRSSARETAARVAAGAIAKLLLKHHGIEIFAHVSSVGKIEAPNLESKNIADLLAVREENIVRCADPAIANQMIEFIDSVRKDGDTVGGKVNCIVKNCPVGLGEPVFDKLHADLGKAMLSINAVHGFEYGSGFSGSEMRGSEHNDIFLANEGQPKTLTNFSGGIQGGISNGMEINFTVAFKPVATIMHNQQTINAAGEAAEIKGKGRHDPCVVPRAVVIVEAMAALVLADHLLRNRSSKLA; encoded by the coding sequence ATGGCAGGCAATACATTCGGGCAATTATTTCGCATCACTACCTTTGGTGAATCACATGGTACAGCCATTGGTGTCATTTTAGATGGATGTCCGGCGCAATTGCCCATCGATCTTGATTTTATACAATCAGAGTTAGATAAACGCAAACCAGGACAATCTAAGATTACTACCCAGCGCAAAGAAAGCGATACGGTACAAATCCTTTCTGGCACATTTGAAGGGAAAAGTACAGGTACTCCAATTGCAATGCTTATTCCAAACGAAGATCAGCGCAGCAAAGACTATAGTCATAACACTGATGTTTATCGCCCTTCGCATGCCGATTATACTTATGATGCTAAATATGGCATTCGTGATCATCGTGGTGGTGGACGTTCATCAGCTCGTGAAACAGCTGCCCGTGTTGCGGCAGGAGCTATTGCCAAGTTGTTGTTAAAACACCATGGCATTGAAATTTTCGCTCACGTATCTTCGGTAGGTAAAATAGAAGCGCCTAATCTTGAAAGTAAAAACATAGCTGATTTGTTGGCTGTGCGCGAAGAAAATATTGTTCGCTGTGCAGATCCGGCAATAGCAAATCAAATGATTGAATTTATTGATAGTGTACGTAAGGATGGCGATACGGTAGGTGGCAAGGTCAACTGCATTGTTAAAAACTGTCCTGTTGGTTTAGGCGAACCTGTATTTGATAAACTTCATGCAGATCTTGGTAAAGCCATGCTAAGCATTAATGCTGTTCATGGTTTTGAATATGGATCGGGATTTAGCGGAAGTGAAATGAGGGGATCTGAGCATAATGATATCTTTTTGGCAAATGAAGGTCAGCCTAAAACGCTTACCAACTTTTCTGGCGGAATCCAGGGAGGTATTTCTAACGGAATGGAGATCAATTTCACGGTAGCCTTTAAACCGGTTGCAACGATCATGCACAATCAGCAAACCATAAATGCTGCTGGTGAAGCTGCAGAAATTAAAGGAAAAGGCCGACACGATCCATGTGTTGTACCTCGTGCGGTTGTAATTGTTGAAGCAATGGCAGCATTAGTGCTTGCCGATCATTTACTTCGAAACAGATCAAGCAAATTAGCATAA
- the aroA gene encoding 3-phosphoshikimate 1-carboxyvinyltransferase has protein sequence MSKHALVSFKGNKQIDTEITLTGSKSECNRALIISFLSKGTVKVDNMSNAADTVTLNSILSNISQNNPHQQTVDVGPAGTAMRFLTATLSTLPGNFLLTGTERMKQRPIGILAEALKNIGAKITYLEQDGFPPLNINGPLMQSADTVKIKGDISSQYISALLMIAPTLPQGLTLQIEGELTSLPYVKMTLNMLEETGISHEWSGNNITVKPQSFKSATLAVEPDWSAASYWYSIAALAQNSQIGLPYLKDKSLQGDSRIREIMTAFGVKTAKTEKGINLTTTETDFNDEILDLKDCPDLAQTIIVCAAALRKNLKFTGLETLKIKETDRVLALQNELSKIGVTLTEDNFVYTLNCDKLNFPERVSFATYEDHRMAMAFAPLSLVINEVVLEEMDVVEKSYPDFWKDLVKAGFTVTEI, from the coding sequence ATGAGTAAACATGCGCTTGTTTCTTTTAAAGGAAACAAACAAATAGATACAGAAATTACACTAACTGGCTCTAAAAGTGAGTGTAACAGAGCATTAATTATCAGCTTTTTGAGTAAGGGGACTGTAAAGGTTGATAACATGTCGAATGCTGCTGATACTGTTACATTAAACAGTATACTAAGTAATATCTCGCAAAACAACCCGCATCAACAAACCGTTGATGTGGGCCCTGCGGGTACTGCAATGCGCTTTTTAACTGCAACGCTTTCTACCCTACCTGGTAATTTTTTATTAACAGGAACAGAAAGAATGAAGCAGCGTCCAATCGGTATTCTTGCAGAAGCATTAAAAAACATTGGTGCAAAAATCACTTATCTGGAACAAGACGGATTCCCTCCATTAAATATTAATGGCCCGTTAATGCAAAGTGCTGATACAGTTAAAATTAAAGGCGATATAAGTAGTCAGTATATTTCTGCTTTATTGATGATTGCTCCTACTTTGCCACAAGGCCTAACCTTACAAATTGAAGGCGAACTAACCTCCCTTCCGTATGTAAAAATGACCTTGAATATGCTCGAAGAGACTGGTATTTCTCATGAATGGTCTGGAAACAACATCACCGTTAAACCTCAGTCTTTTAAATCGGCAACTCTTGCGGTTGAACCTGACTGGAGCGCAGCTTCATATTGGTATAGCATAGCTGCTCTTGCTCAAAATTCACAGATCGGCCTACCTTATCTTAAAGATAAAAGCCTACAGGGCGATAGTCGTATCAGAGAAATAATGACAGCCTTTGGAGTAAAAACAGCTAAAACTGAGAAAGGAATTAACCTGACAACTACTGAAACAGATTTCAATGATGAAATTCTTGATTTAAAAGACTGTCCGGATTTAGCACAAACCATTATTGTGTGTGCTGCTGCTTTAAGAAAAAACCTTAAATTCACTGGTCTGGAAACCTTAAAAATCAAAGAAACCGACCGTGTTTTGGCTCTACAAAATGAACTTTCAAAAATTGGTGTAACATTAACTGAAGATAATTTTGTTTATACTTTAAACTGCGATAAGCTAAACTTTCCTGAAAGAGTATCATTTGCAACTTACGAAGACCATAGAATGGCAATGGCGTTTGCCCCGCTTAGTCTTGTAATAAATGAGGTTGTTCTGGAAGAAATGGATGTTGTAGAAAAATCTTATCCTGACTTCTGGAAAGATTTAGTAAAAGCAGGGTTTACAGTTACAGAGATTTAA
- a CDS encoding chorismate mutase, whose translation MKLQLNIQPLNTWLNVNNEPLIISGPCSAETEEQLLTTAHLLAATGKVSVLRAGIWKPRTRPGEFEGIGSVGLEWLKRAKLETGLPTAVEVANAKHVEEALAAGVDILWIGARSTVNPFTVQEIADALKGVDIPVLVKNPVNPDLQLWIGALERINGAGITKLGAIHRGFSSFEKSSFRNEPMWELAIQLKTLCPELPIINDPSHICGNRELIPYISQKALDLDMQGLMIESHVDPSVAWTDAKQQVTPAALAELVDRLTVREPETKNEAISDQLAEFRKQIDKIDDILLQKLGERMSIVAKIGEYKRDNQVTILQVNRWDAIIKKGVSFAKALKLDLNFTEKFLELVHGESIRKQTEIMNAGKAEKGIAAEAHTEVKS comes from the coding sequence ATGAAATTACAATTAAACATTCAACCGCTTAACACCTGGCTTAACGTTAACAATGAGCCTTTGATTATCTCAGGGCCTTGTAGTGCTGAAACTGAAGAACAACTATTAACTACTGCTCATTTATTGGCAGCTACCGGAAAAGTTTCTGTTTTAAGAGCGGGTATCTGGAAACCACGTACTCGTCCGGGAGAATTCGAAGGAATTGGAAGCGTAGGTTTAGAGTGGTTAAAAAGAGCTAAACTAGAAACTGGTTTACCAACTGCAGTAGAAGTAGCAAATGCTAAACATGTTGAAGAAGCTTTAGCAGCTGGTGTAGACATCCTTTGGATTGGTGCACGTTCAACAGTAAACCCTTTTACAGTTCAGGAAATTGCTGATGCTTTAAAAGGTGTTGACATTCCTGTATTAGTTAAAAACCCGGTTAACCCTGATTTACAATTATGGATTGGTGCTTTAGAGCGCATCAATGGAGCTGGAATTACTAAATTAGGTGCAATTCACCGCGGTTTCTCTTCATTCGAGAAAAGCTCATTCCGTAACGAACCAATGTGGGAACTTGCTATTCAATTAAAAACTTTATGCCCTGAGTTGCCAATTATTAACGATCCAAGTCACATCTGTGGTAACAGAGAGTTAATTCCTTACATCTCGCAAAAAGCATTAGACTTGGATATGCAAGGCTTAATGATTGAATCGCACGTTGATCCTTCTGTAGCTTGGACTGATGCAAAACAACAAGTAACTCCTGCTGCTTTAGCTGAGCTTGTTGATCGCTTAACAGTTCGTGAACCAGAAACTAAAAACGAAGCAATCTCTGATCAATTAGCCGAATTCCGTAAGCAAATTGACAAAATTGATGACATCTTATTACAAAAATTAGGTGAGCGTATGTCTATAGTTGCTAAAATTGGTGAATACAAACGCGATAATCAGGTTACAATTTTACAAGTAAACCGTTGGGATGCCATCATTAAAAAAGGTGTTTCATTTGCAAAAGCATTAAAATTAGATTTAAACTTTACTGAGAAATTCTTAGAACTTGTTCACGGTGAATCTATCCGCAAACAAACTGAGATTATGAACGCAGGCAAAGCTGAAAAAGGAATTGCTGCAGAAGCACACACAGAAGTTAAATCTTAA
- a CDS encoding prephenate dehydratase — MKKGTRVAIQGIKASFHEEAAFKFFGKDIQTIECNSFKQTCDVLENGDADFVVMAIENSIAGSLLPNYTLIREYNFAVVGEVYLAIQLHLMALPGVKFEDIKYATSHPIAIRQCVDFFEDYPQIQIIEGNDTAACAKRIKEEQLTDTVAIANTLAAELYELNVIERRIESNKKNFTRFLILKRDRTENESPINKASICFQVSNHVGALVKVLNIFAEQKVNLSKIQSMPVLGKRNEYYFYVDMEWKNMEDYDKAVRLALKYTVNFNIMGEYQKNDKV; from the coding sequence ATGAAAAAAGGAACAAGAGTAGCAATTCAAGGTATTAAAGCTTCATTTCACGAAGAGGCCGCATTCAAGTTTTTCGGCAAAGACATTCAAACTATTGAATGTAACTCCTTTAAACAAACGTGCGACGTTTTAGAAAACGGTGATGCTGATTTCGTAGTAATGGCAATTGAAAATTCAATTGCAGGTAGTTTATTACCAAACTACACTTTAATACGTGAGTACAATTTTGCAGTTGTAGGCGAAGTTTACCTGGCTATCCAACTTCACTTAATGGCTTTGCCTGGTGTAAAGTTTGAGGATATCAAATATGCTACATCACACCCTATTGCAATCCGCCAATGTGTTGATTTCTTTGAAGACTACCCTCAGATACAAATTATTGAAGGCAATGATACTGCCGCTTGCGCCAAACGTATTAAAGAAGAGCAGCTTACAGATACAGTTGCTATAGCAAATACACTTGCAGCTGAACTATATGAGCTAAATGTTATTGAAAGACGAATAGAATCTAACAAGAAAAATTTCACCCGATTTTTGATCCTTAAAAGAGATAGGACTGAGAATGAAAGCCCTATAAATAAAGCATCTATATGCTTCCAGGTAAGTAACCATGTTGGTGCACTTGTTAAGGTACTAAATATTTTTGCTGAGCAAAAAGTTAACTTAAGTAAAATACAAAGCATGCCTGTTCTCGGAAAAAGAAATGAATATTACTTCTATGTAGATATGGAATGGAAAAACATGGAAGACTATGATAAGGCTGTCCGTTTGGCCCTGAAATATACCGTAAACTTTAATATCATGGGCGAGTATCAGAAAAACGACAAAGTATAA
- the aroB gene encoding 3-dehydroquinate synthase yields the protein MNKLDSAGHTIHFEANLAPLAEILESNKYSKIFVFVDRNTSELCLPQFQEMLGDFTGFDLIETDPGEENKSIDFCIGIWKTLLDFGADRKCLMINLGGGVITDMGGFVASTYKRGIDFINIPTTLLSQVDASVGGKTGIDVDNVKNMVGTFTLPQAVFIETSFLNTLPKRELLSGFAEMIKHGLIVDKDYYTELQGVDYEKIEAKAIYRSVEIKNDVVTEDPHEKGLRKILNYGHTIGHAIETYSLINDNAPLTHGEAIAIGMICEAFLSAKNNTLSNEELDNISSYILKLYPKYHIKEKSFDQLLEFMQSDKKNENGEIMFSLLSRIGACDFNCRVSKTDILDSFAYLNNLTSKAKNA from the coding sequence ATGAACAAATTAGACAGTGCCGGACATACCATCCACTTTGAAGCAAACCTTGCTCCTTTAGCAGAAATTTTAGAAAGCAACAAATACAGTAAGATTTTTGTATTTGTTGATCGCAATACCTCGGAATTGTGTTTACCTCAGTTTCAGGAAATGCTGGGAGATTTTACAGGTTTCGATCTGATAGAAACAGACCCGGGCGAAGAGAACAAAAGCATAGATTTTTGTATTGGCATCTGGAAAACACTTTTGGATTTTGGGGCAGACCGTAAATGCCTGATGATAAATTTAGGTGGGGGTGTAATTACTGACATGGGCGGATTTGTAGCTTCAACCTACAAACGTGGAATAGATTTTATTAATATTCCTACTACCCTGCTTTCGCAGGTTGATGCATCAGTAGGTGGTAAAACTGGTATTGATGTAGATAATGTAAAAAATATGGTAGGAACATTTACGCTTCCTCAAGCTGTATTTATTGAAACTTCTTTTCTTAATACATTACCTAAAAGAGAGTTACTTTCTGGCTTCGCTGAAATGATTAAACATGGTTTGATTGTAGATAAGGATTATTATACTGAACTACAAGGCGTTGATTACGAAAAAATTGAAGCCAAGGCGATTTATCGTTCCGTAGAAATAAAAAATGACGTTGTAACTGAAGATCCGCACGAAAAGGGATTAAGAAAGATATTAAATTATGGACACACGATAGGCCATGCTATTGAAACCTATTCATTAATAAATGATAATGCCCCGTTAACACATGGCGAGGCGATAGCGATAGGTATGATTTGCGAAGCCTTTTTATCGGCTAAAAATAACACACTTAGCAACGAGGAGCTTGACAACATTAGCAGTTACATTTTAAAACTTTACCCTAAATATCATATTAAGGAAAAAAGTTTTGACCAATTGCTAGAGTTTATGCAAAGCGATAAAAAGAATGAAAACGGAGAAATTATGTTCTCACTATTAAGCCGCATTGGAGCCTGTGATTTTAACTGCAGGGTATCAAAAACCGACATTTTAGATAGTTTTGCTTATCTGAATAACCTAACATCTAAAGCCAAAAATGCCTAA
- a CDS encoding RNA-binding S4 domain-containing protein, whose product MIQFKLEGEFIPLIQLLKATALVQSGGEAQTVVEDGLVKYNGKVDYRKRLKVRVGDVIDFMGQKITII is encoded by the coding sequence ATGATACAATTTAAATTAGAAGGCGAATTCATTCCCCTTATTCAGTTGTTAAAAGCAACTGCACTTGTACAAAGCGGTGGCGAAGCCCAAACTGTTGTTGAAGATGGTCTTGTAAAATATAACGGCAAGGTAGATTACCGCAAGAGGTTAAAAGTGCGGGTTGGAGATGTAATTGATTTTATGGGTCAGAAAATAACAATCATTTAA